The proteins below come from a single Haemorhous mexicanus isolate bHaeMex1 chromosome 18, bHaeMex1.pri, whole genome shotgun sequence genomic window:
- the TCFL5 gene encoding transcription factor-like 5 protein, which translates to MSGSAPEEPQTIPQSPASVPDPAPVAVGPGGSSDSSFGEQNLGFATPEASLVEMMDIEYTQLQHILCSHTEAQSSEGEVEARLSAFSSPGPSADPPLQQPSPSTSQDGGSSNSSGNQSVCPVTCQSGLPCDSYWPSSNPHLGYADLQELRMMLLSESNLPVNQREKAPNSSSSVEVSGCSVAKAKQGENFLGENKENIFVENSALAPEVRSKPAVRARLEDRFNSSPTENPRCQEPQESGVTLNNLVTLIRQPSEVVGVPLHQQGNRCAALGKNKAAPATHSLPFTYPFFTMNACSAAGSANPSQAQTCGTSCTILEAAKHQDLGIPKTFPFLYQEVESTKQTVGAINKALPEEVWIKVGDTLCKQAINRSCSRINLLDANMDRKPLGEIRNTRDNNQSTAAAQGPWQSAQPSSSVQVQSGSQDGSAQRRERHNRLERDRRRRIRVCCDELNLLVPFCTIDTDKATTLQWTTAFLKYIQERHGDSLKQEFETVFCGKTGRRLKIGRPDSCVMCPAQENRTAMETK; encoded by the exons ATGTCAGGATCAGCCCCCGAGGAGCCTCAGACCATTCCTCAGAGCCCAGCTAGTGTTCCTGACCCCGCTCCCGTTGCTGTCGGACCTGGAGGCTCAAGTGACAGTTCCTTTGGTGAGCAAAACCTTGGCTTCGCCACCCCCGAGGCCAGCCTGGTGGAGATGATGGACATTGAGTacacccagctgcagcacataCTTTGCTCGCACACGGAGGCGCAGAGTAGTGAAGGTGAAGTGGAAGCCAGGCTCAGCGCTTTCTCCTCGCCTGGCCCCTCTGCAGacccccctctgcagcagccctcCCCCAGCACCAGTCAGGACGGGGGCTCATCCAACAGCTCTGGGAACCAGTCGGTCTGCCCAGTGACCTGTCAGTCAGGGTTGCCTTGTGACAGCTACTGGCCGAGTTCTAACCCGCACCTGGGCTATGCTGACCTCCAGGAGCTCAGGATGATGTTACTTAGCGAGTCCAACCTCCCTGTGAACCAGAGAGAGAAAGCGCCCAACAGTAGTAGCTCTGTAGAAGTCTCGGGATGCAGTGTAGCAAAAGCTAAACAGGGTGAAAATTTCTTGGGGGAGAATAAGGAAAACATATTTGTTGAAAATTCGGCACTGGCACCAGAGGTTAGATCTAAACCTGCAGTCAGAGCTCGGTTGGAAGACAGATTCAACAGCAGCCCGACAGAAAACCCCAGATGTCAAGAACCCCAAGAATCTGGAGTAACTCTTAACAA TTTAGTGACATTGATCCGCCAGCCCTCAGAAGTGGTGGGTGTTCCTCTTCACCAGCAAGGGAACAGGTGTGCTGCACTAGGGAAAAATAAGGCTGCACCTGCCACACATTCCTTGCCATTTACTTACCCGTTCTTTACCATGAATGCATGTTCTGCTGCTGGAAGTGCTAACCCTTCCCAAGCACAG accTGTGGAACATCTTGCACTATTTTGGAAGCTGCCAAACATCAAGACCTTGGGATACCCAAAACATTCCCTTTTCTCTATCAGGAAGTTGAATCCACAAAACAGACAGTAGGTGCTATAAATAAAGCTTTGCCTGAGGAAGTTTGGATTAAAGTTGGAG ACACCTTATGCAAGCAAGCCATAAACAGAAGTTGCAGCCGGATAAATCTGTTGGATGCAAACATGGATCGCAAACCTCTCGGTGAGATTCGGAACACCCGGGACAACaaccagagcactgcagctgcccagggccccTGGCagtcagcacagcccagctccagtgTGCAGGTGCAGAGTGGTTCCCAGGATGGAAGCGCCCAGAGGAGGGAAAGGCACAACCGCCTGGAGAGAGACAGGAG GCGCAGGATCCGGGTTTGTTGTGACGAGCTCAATCTCCTCGTTCCCTTCTGCACGATTGACACTGACAAGGCAACAACTTTGCAGTGGACAACTGCATTCCTCAAGTACATTCAGGAAAGGCACGGCGACTCCCTGAAACAG gaatttgaGACTGTGTTTTGTGGTAAAACAGGCAGAAGACTAAAAATTGGAAGACCAGACTCGTGTGTAatgtgcccagcacaggaaaaccGCACAGCTATGGAGACCAAATAG